A window of Haliscomenobacter hydrossis DSM 1100 contains these coding sequences:
- a CDS encoding DUF4394 domain-containing protein — MLPNQIKLGTALLLSGMLTFFACTKEQDVLSSDGTVLSSLEIKKFYQDLYAKDVNVFALLDSNMLVQYAAIQTLSEEKTVAITGLQSSEKILAIDFRPASGQLYGVSNQSRMYIINQNTGVAVAVSTTPFTPAISGTQVGFDFNPTVDRIRLVTNTGQNLRLHPETGAVVFTDGNLNPGTPGIAAVAYTNSFAGATSTTLYDIDVASDKLFIQNPPNNGTLVEVGSLGIDLVGEGGFDISPKNDVALAVFSANGTGDDTPGFYRIDLKTGLAMNVGKAKKNVIDLALPTTLVAYSISGGTNLFIFNPQAAGSRIIKPITGLQSGETVLGVDMRPATGQLYALGSTSRIYTINTANGAATAVGTGFTPALSGTQFGFDFNPTVDRIRVVSNTGQNLRLHPTLGTAVFTDGALNPGSPAVDAVAYTNNFAGATTTTLYNLDFETNSLYIQAPPNDGKLTLVGGLGVNIGSGNGFDIGGTTGKAYAILKTGTVASLYSINLTTGKAIRLIGISTDTNGFALGNGF, encoded by the coding sequence ATGCTACCAAATCAAATTAAACTTGGTACAGCGCTGCTGTTATCAGGTATGCTGACCTTTTTTGCCTGCACCAAAGAACAGGACGTACTTTCAAGTGATGGGACAGTCCTCTCATCCCTGGAAATCAAAAAGTTTTACCAAGATCTTTATGCAAAAGATGTGAATGTTTTTGCCTTGCTCGACAGCAACATGCTCGTACAATATGCTGCTATTCAGACGCTCAGTGAAGAAAAAACGGTGGCCATTACTGGCTTGCAAAGCAGTGAGAAAATATTGGCCATTGATTTTCGCCCAGCCAGTGGCCAACTGTATGGGGTGAGTAACCAGAGCCGGATGTACATCATCAATCAAAATACCGGTGTTGCCGTTGCGGTTAGTACCACGCCATTTACACCCGCCATCAGCGGAACCCAGGTTGGGTTTGACTTCAACCCTACCGTGGATAGAATCCGTTTGGTGACCAACACTGGACAAAACCTGCGGCTTCACCCCGAAACTGGTGCCGTAGTGTTTACAGATGGCAATCTAAACCCAGGTACCCCGGGGATCGCTGCGGTCGCTTATACCAACAGTTTTGCGGGTGCAACCAGCACTACCCTCTATGATATTGATGTGGCCAGCGACAAACTGTTCATCCAAAATCCGCCCAATAACGGAACTCTCGTAGAGGTTGGTTCTTTAGGAATTGATCTAGTGGGCGAGGGAGGATTTGATATTTCGCCTAAAAATGATGTGGCCCTGGCCGTATTTTCGGCCAATGGTACTGGGGATGATACGCCTGGTTTTTATCGTATTGACCTGAAAACAGGTTTGGCAATGAATGTAGGAAAAGCCAAAAAGAACGTCATTGATCTTGCCCTTCCGACTACATTGGTGGCCTATTCAATATCAGGTGGAACCAACCTGTTCATCTTTAACCCACAGGCTGCGGGAAGCCGCATCATCAAGCCGATTACTGGCTTGCAAAGTGGCGAAACGGTTTTGGGTGTTGACATGCGTCCGGCAACCGGGCAATTGTATGCCTTGGGCAGCACTAGCCGCATCTATACCATCAATACGGCCAATGGTGCTGCAACGGCTGTAGGGACTGGTTTTACCCCTGCACTGAGTGGCACGCAGTTTGGCTTTGATTTCAACCCAACCGTTGACCGGATCAGGGTGGTCAGCAACACCGGGCAAAACCTGCGCCTGCATCCTACGTTAGGAACCGCAGTGTTTACGGATGGTGCCCTCAACCCCGGTAGCCCCGCAGTAGATGCAGTAGCTTACACCAACAACTTTGCGGGTGCGACGACGACCACCTTGTATAACCTTGATTTTGAAACGAATTCGCTGTACATCCAGGCTCCACCGAACGATGGTAAACTTACCCTGGTCGGCGGTTTGGGCGTAAATATAGGTTCAGGCAATGGATTTGACATTGGCGGCACTACTGGCAAAGCCTACGCCATTTTGAAAACCGGCACCGTTGCCAGTCTTTATTCCATCAATTTGACTACGGGCAAAGCCATTCGATTGATCGGGATCAGCACCGATACCAATGGATTCGCGTTGGGCAATGGATTCTGA
- a CDS encoding Crp/Fnr family transcriptional regulator, whose translation MDNKFVQYFSRITPLSAEEAAAIAESMRVETYKKGTLLLREGQLSVNTYFIMEGCLREYILTDGEEKTTNFFTEEQWVISLSNFTSPTPSVHNLVCAEDTTVSIGNEREAQEMFKRFPRFETISRAVVEAAFAEQKQALTSYLTDSPEQRYLKLLNTRPDLFQRIPQYQLASYLGVKPESLSRIRKRLNQKL comes from the coding sequence ATGGACAACAAATTTGTACAATATTTTTCCAGAATAACCCCGCTTTCAGCAGAAGAGGCCGCCGCCATTGCTGAGAGCATGCGCGTGGAAACCTATAAAAAAGGGACGTTGTTGTTGCGCGAAGGGCAGCTCTCTGTGAACACCTATTTTATCATGGAAGGCTGCCTAAGAGAGTACATTCTAACCGATGGAGAAGAAAAAACGACCAATTTTTTCACCGAAGAACAATGGGTGATTTCCTTGAGCAACTTTACGTCACCGACCCCCTCCGTGCACAACCTCGTTTGTGCAGAAGACACCACCGTGTCGATTGGAAACGAACGCGAAGCCCAGGAAATGTTCAAAAGGTTTCCGAGGTTTGAAACCATCTCCCGAGCGGTAGTCGAAGCTGCTTTTGCGGAACAAAAACAAGCCTTGACTTCCTATCTGACCGACTCACCGGAACAGCGCTATCTGAAATTGTTGAACACCCGCCCCGATTTATTCCAACGCATACCGCAATACCAACTGGCGAGTTATCTGGGGGTAAAACCGGAATCATTGAGCAGAATTCGCAAGAGACTGAATCAGAAACTTTAA
- a CDS encoding NAD(P)-dependent alcohol dehydrogenase, giving the protein MKAIEYLQYGEAAVLHLNEVAKPSPKPKEVLIRNHASTVTAADIMMRNGKPLIGRLYLGLNKPSRTILGFEFAGEVVEVGAEVTLFKPGDKVFGGTTTLGCYAEYVCVSEHDVITTMPANISYQEAAPVSGSAITVLNFLKGLANIQPNQKVLINGASGALGTYAVQIAKHYGAVVTGVCSTGNVEMVKALGADQVIDYTREDFTKNGVQYDIIFDTVGKRTFGQCKNSLSQDGIYLSAVIDFPFFIHMIWSSIFGRKKAKSSSTGMLPVKARLAYFLEIKELLKMGKIKTVIDQHFPLSQLAAAHQYVEKGHKKGNLVITV; this is encoded by the coding sequence ATGAAAGCAATTGAGTACCTACAATACGGAGAAGCCGCGGTGCTTCACCTCAATGAAGTTGCCAAACCCTCCCCAAAGCCCAAGGAGGTACTGATCCGAAACCATGCCAGCACCGTCACCGCAGCAGACATCATGATGCGGAACGGCAAACCCCTGATTGGCCGGCTTTATCTGGGATTGAACAAACCCAGTAGAACCATCCTGGGTTTTGAATTTGCGGGCGAAGTGGTCGAAGTAGGCGCTGAGGTTACCTTATTCAAGCCTGGAGACAAGGTTTTTGGCGGCACCACTACCCTGGGCTGCTACGCGGAGTATGTCTGTGTAAGTGAGCACGACGTCATCACTACCATGCCCGCAAACATCAGCTATCAAGAGGCCGCACCGGTCAGTGGCAGTGCCATCACGGTATTGAATTTTTTGAAAGGCCTGGCCAATATCCAGCCGAACCAGAAAGTGCTGATCAATGGCGCATCGGGTGCCCTGGGTACTTACGCCGTACAAATTGCCAAACATTATGGCGCAGTTGTGACGGGCGTTTGTAGCACGGGCAATGTGGAAATGGTCAAAGCTTTGGGCGCGGATCAGGTGATTGATTACACCCGTGAAGATTTTACGAAAAATGGCGTGCAATACGACATCATTTTTGATACGGTGGGTAAAAGGACTTTTGGGCAATGCAAAAATTCGCTTAGCCAGGATGGGATTTACCTTTCGGCGGTGATTGATTTTCCGTTTTTTATACACATGATCTGGAGTTCGATTTTTGGCAGAAAAAAAGCCAAGTCTTCTTCGACTGGCATGCTTCCAGTGAAGGCTCGTTTGGCCTATTTTTTGGAAATTAAGGAGCTTTTGAAAATGGGGAAAATTAAAACGGTCATTGACCAGCATTTTCCTTTGTCACAACTTGCAGCGGCGCATCAGTACGTTGAAAAAGGGCACAAAAAGGGGAATCTGGTCATTACGGTTTAA
- a CDS encoding DUF5916 domain-containing protein: MTNRFLWCLTVATALLTTTILSGQITPKKLTAQRTTKRVLIDGKLDEAAWQDAAKAEEYIEFRPVVGRVESYENRTESFLMYDDQGIYFGGTCYERNVDSIAKELSGRDGFGMNDYIGLIFDTYNDQLNGFEYFVTPLGEQWDAKMTSNQNSNNGGEDFSWNAVWKSAVVLHDKGWTFEMFLPYSAIRFSKDKVQDWGLNITRRRRKTEQQYTWSPIDPNVNGFLTQEGTWTGITDIKPPLRLQLSPYFSIYGNHFPANLPGQNNWTSQVSGGLDLKLGLNQAFTLDATLIPDFGQVQSDNQVLNLTPFEVKFNENRAFFTEGTELFGKGNLVYSRRIGGRPINLHKAYENVDDSEKIVNNPAESKLINASKISGRTKNGLGIGVLNAITRAQFASIENLETKSVRQVETDPLTNYNILVLDQTLKNNSSVSFINTSVLRGSSNYNANVSAGLFSFFDKKNTYNLSGGAALSNLTHKGPEGRNVMGYQHTLHFGKNSGKFTFNYNQELADTKFNSNDLGYFTNNNYINHNLHVGYRYNEPKGWYNRLFLNFNSHISSLFAPIGGLESTYQNSRVQFNMNAQTKKLMWFGMMLNYRPHEHDFYEPRREGYLFRRGSSVTIGGWVETNQAKKYSVVLELFERKFFNFYDVNGLDLFIGQTYRFSSKFSINHRLGFTPRPKNVGFTSILADQSILFALRKINTIDNVLNLKYNFTNKMGLTFRLRHYVSTVENKSFFTLNPNGSLNPTNEITQNFNRNVNYFNIDMVYTWQFAPGSFMNVVWKNATYYGADSPRDGYFENLGNTLDADQNNNLSLKVIYFFDYLQLRGKKSKKE, encoded by the coding sequence ATGACAAACAGGTTTTTGTGGTGCCTTACGGTAGCCACTGCTCTGCTTACGACCACTATTTTATCCGGGCAAATCACGCCCAAAAAACTCACAGCCCAACGTACGACCAAGCGCGTGCTCATTGACGGCAAGCTGGACGAAGCAGCTTGGCAAGACGCCGCCAAGGCGGAAGAATATATAGAATTTCGCCCAGTGGTTGGGCGTGTGGAATCTTATGAAAACCGCACCGAATCCTTCCTGATGTACGACGACCAGGGCATTTATTTTGGCGGCACCTGTTACGAACGCAATGTGGATAGCATTGCCAAAGAATTGTCTGGGCGCGATGGCTTTGGCATGAACGACTACATCGGCCTCATTTTTGACACGTACAATGATCAACTCAACGGCTTTGAATACTTTGTGACCCCTTTGGGAGAACAGTGGGACGCCAAAATGACTTCCAATCAAAACAGCAACAACGGCGGCGAAGATTTCAGCTGGAATGCGGTATGGAAAAGCGCCGTAGTGCTGCATGACAAAGGCTGGACTTTCGAAATGTTCCTGCCCTACTCCGCCATCCGCTTCAGCAAGGACAAAGTCCAGGACTGGGGTTTAAACATCACCCGCCGCCGCCGCAAGACCGAGCAACAGTATACCTGGAGCCCCATCGATCCCAATGTCAATGGTTTTTTGACCCAGGAAGGCACCTGGACGGGGATTACCGACATCAAACCGCCCTTGCGTTTACAATTGTCGCCCTATTTTTCGATTTATGGCAACCATTTTCCTGCCAATCTGCCTGGGCAAAACAATTGGACCAGTCAGGTTTCCGGGGGGCTTGACCTCAAATTGGGACTCAATCAGGCATTTACCCTGGACGCTACCCTGATCCCCGATTTTGGCCAGGTACAAAGTGACAACCAGGTACTCAACCTCACCCCATTTGAAGTAAAATTCAACGAAAACCGTGCCTTTTTTACCGAGGGAACCGAGCTTTTTGGCAAAGGCAACCTGGTGTATTCGCGCCGGATTGGTGGCCGTCCCATCAACTTGCACAAGGCCTACGAAAATGTGGATGACAGCGAAAAAATAGTGAACAACCCCGCCGAGTCCAAGCTAATCAACGCCTCCAAAATTTCGGGCCGTACCAAAAATGGGCTGGGCATCGGGGTGCTCAATGCCATTACGCGGGCGCAATTTGCCAGCATCGAAAACCTGGAAACCAAAAGTGTCCGGCAAGTAGAAACCGACCCCCTCACCAACTACAACATCCTGGTACTGGATCAAACCCTCAAAAACAACTCCAGTGTCAGCTTCATCAATACCAGTGTATTGCGGGGTAGTAGCAACTACAACGCCAATGTAAGCGCCGGTCTTTTCAGTTTTTTTGATAAAAAGAACACCTATAATTTGTCTGGTGGGGCAGCCTTGAGCAACTTGACGCACAAAGGTCCAGAAGGGCGCAACGTGATGGGCTACCAACATACCCTGCATTTTGGCAAAAACAGTGGCAAGTTCACGTTTAATTACAATCAAGAATTGGCCGATACCAAGTTCAACAGCAATGACCTGGGCTATTTTACCAACAACAACTACATCAACCACAACCTGCATGTGGGTTACCGCTACAACGAACCCAAGGGTTGGTACAATCGCCTCTTTCTGAACTTTAACTCCCACATTAGCTCGCTCTTTGCGCCGATTGGTGGCCTGGAAAGTACCTATCAAAATTCTCGGGTACAGTTCAATATGAATGCTCAAACCAAAAAGCTGATGTGGTTTGGGATGATGCTGAATTACCGCCCGCACGAGCACGATTTTTACGAGCCTCGCCGGGAAGGTTACCTGTTTCGCCGGGGGAGCAGCGTGACCATTGGAGGCTGGGTAGAAACCAACCAGGCTAAGAAATACTCCGTCGTACTGGAATTGTTTGAGCGTAAGTTTTTCAATTTCTACGACGTCAATGGCTTGGACTTATTTATTGGTCAAACCTATCGCTTCAGCAGCAAGTTTTCCATCAACCACCGCTTGGGGTTCACCCCTCGCCCCAAGAATGTGGGCTTTACCAGCATCCTGGCTGACCAGAGCATCCTCTTTGCGCTGCGCAAAATCAATACCATCGACAACGTGCTGAACCTGAAGTACAACTTTACCAATAAAATGGGGCTTACTTTCCGCCTGCGTCATTATGTGAGCACCGTGGAAAACAAGTCGTTTTTCACCCTTAACCCCAACGGTTCTTTAAATCCCACGAACGAAATCACCCAGAATTTCAACCGCAACGTGAATTACTTCAACATCGACATGGTGTATACCTGGCAATTTGCACCCGGTAGCTTCATGAATGTGGTCTGGAAAAATGCGACTTATTATGGTGCGGATTCACCCCGCGATGGCTACTTCGAAAACCTGGGCAATACCCTGGACGCCGATCAGAACAACAACCTTTCGCTGAAAGTCATCTACTTTTTCGATTACCTGCAATTGAGAGGCAAGAAGTCAAAAAAGGAATAA
- a CDS encoding endonuclease/exonuclease/phosphatase family protein, whose protein sequence is MKLITWNCQGAFRKKAAQILRHQPDILVVPECEHPEKLVFNSTTQRPNDLIWFGDNVHKGLGVFSYGDYKFQLHEQHNADLKIILPIAVTGGQFDFTLFAIWANNRQDPDGQYVEQIWKALHHYEQLLNSERSILTGDFNSNKIWDRPRRVGNHSAVVEKLAEKNIYSVYHRYLNQEQGKENDPTFFLYRNKDKSYHIDYCFTSAEFYHQVTAVEIGNYEQWINFSDHTPLIVNFGG, encoded by the coding sequence ATGAAATTAATCACCTGGAATTGCCAAGGCGCATTTAGAAAAAAAGCAGCCCAGATTTTGCGGCACCAGCCTGATATTCTGGTGGTTCCAGAATGTGAGCACCCCGAAAAACTGGTTTTTAATTCGACAACACAACGTCCCAATGACCTGATCTGGTTTGGCGACAACGTACACAAAGGACTTGGCGTCTTTTCTTACGGCGACTATAAGTTTCAACTGCACGAGCAACACAATGCAGACTTAAAAATCATTTTACCCATTGCGGTCACGGGTGGGCAATTTGACTTTACCCTTTTTGCCATTTGGGCCAACAACCGCCAGGACCCAGACGGGCAATATGTGGAACAAATTTGGAAAGCGCTGCATCATTATGAGCAACTTTTGAACAGTGAACGGAGCATCTTAACGGGAGATTTTAACAGCAACAAAATTTGGGACAGACCCCGCAGAGTGGGCAACCATTCAGCTGTAGTGGAAAAGTTGGCCGAGAAAAATATTTATAGCGTTTATCATCGGTATTTGAACCAGGAACAAGGCAAAGAAAATGACCCGACATTTTTTCTATACCGCAACAAGGACAAATCTTATCACATTGATTATTGCTTTACCTCGGCTGAGTTCTATCACCAGGTAACCGCTGTAGAAATTGGCAATTACGAACAGTGGATAAACTTTAGCGATCATACCCCATTAATCGTTAACTTTGGAGGATGA
- a CDS encoding Uma2 family endonuclease translates to MLKEDVFPEAYTAIETDYETERNKPMPSYNHSLLQLKLGAVLINKYSDKYQFHSELDLELPNAQRPTVPDICIYPKKQTDWVNDILRVKESPITTIEILSPMQNIEEVKNKIFNNYFPAGVKSAWLVIPSIQTISIYTPDGQISTFASGTIHDVTNGISVELKEVFY, encoded by the coding sequence ATGCTTAAAGAAGACGTTTTTCCAGAGGCTTATACTGCTATTGAAACCGACTACGAAACGGAACGTAATAAACCTATGCCAAGCTACAATCACAGTTTGCTTCAACTCAAATTAGGGGCTGTACTCATTAACAAATATTCTGATAAATACCAATTTCACTCAGAATTGGATCTGGAGCTACCTAATGCGCAACGCCCAACAGTTCCTGATATTTGCATTTACCCAAAAAAACAAACCGACTGGGTGAATGACATTTTGCGCGTAAAAGAGTCACCTATAACCACGATAGAAATTCTTTCACCAATGCAAAATATTGAAGAAGTGAAAAATAAAATCTTCAATAATTACTTTCCTGCTGGCGTCAAATCAGCATGGCTGGTTATTCCATCAATCCAAACCATTTCGATTTATACTCCTGATGGTCAAATCAGCACTTTTGCTTCTGGGACAATCCATGATGTTACGAATGGCATTTCGGTGGAACTAAAAGAAGTTTTTTACTAA
- a CDS encoding ABC transporter permease, producing the protein MYHNYLKIALRNLLKNKLYSFINLTCLSIGTSVVVLLVLYINNEWTFDQFHAKHQRIYRAWVKEHTPDKVFFNTLTPFVLGQELRDNFPEIALLARYLTLNAQIKKGNFTERENVHAVEPQFLKMFDFPLLRGNVDRALADLHSVVITPEMAEKYFGEPAPIGKNLSLQIGEQWVDFTVSGVIQKAPENSSIQYDLLIPFAITKTFMSPNGMASWTNVNVETYVMLQKANQAREFEAKIAPFIDNKVAADYKPGKYHVGLQELSDIHLNKDFPEGIIKVSDSRYPYILAGIALLILALACINFTTLSIGRSVSRAKEVGVRKTTGARRGQLMAQFWSEAVVTAMLAVVVGMLLAQLALPAFNTLIDKKLSIAYSLKTFVALGGLTLLIGLFAGAYPSLVLSAFSPIKSLRGATTSMGNNRHLVLRGLVGFQFVLSILLIICTLVMKQQMNFIQNKNLGYHKEQVVVLPYARTGVRLTDLWTEGKTVLDRLHNELGGKPGMGDVALSTHTFGSPGWMNVGYREQGSKQFRTFRMNGVDENFVSMYGIQLLEGRNFSNTTLADQRAVIVNESYAKSFGLSLGQLMPPPFQEYTVIGIAKDFNFESLHTQVQPLLLATDPIGVVQKGSDFSFDDSPTPKISVKIAGDNLPAAITTLRLAWKQAAPEQAFDYAFLDQNIDQLYRAESRLSSMISLAAGLAIFIACLGLFGIATLTIAQRTKEIGVRKVLGASTLEIVFLLNKNFSILVLAAAVIATPLALYFLQQWLADFAYHVNIKWWVFVVAGLGAIAITLLTVSYQSIRAATVNPVKSLKTE; encoded by the coding sequence ATGTACCACAACTATCTCAAAATTGCCCTCAGGAACCTCCTCAAGAACAAACTTTATTCCTTTATCAACCTGACCTGCTTGTCCATCGGCACCAGTGTGGTGGTGCTTTTGGTGCTGTACATCAACAACGAATGGACTTTTGATCAATTCCACGCCAAACACCAGCGCATTTACCGCGCCTGGGTAAAAGAACACACGCCCGACAAAGTATTTTTTAATACCCTCACTCCCTTTGTGTTGGGGCAGGAGTTGCGCGATAATTTCCCGGAAATTGCCCTCCTGGCGCGTTACCTGACCCTGAATGCCCAAATCAAAAAAGGCAATTTTACGGAACGGGAAAATGTACACGCCGTGGAACCACAGTTCCTGAAAATGTTTGACTTCCCCTTGCTTCGCGGCAATGTCGATCGGGCTTTGGCCGATTTGCACTCAGTGGTCATTACGCCTGAAATGGCGGAAAAATACTTTGGTGAACCCGCGCCCATTGGTAAAAACCTCAGCCTCCAGATTGGCGAGCAATGGGTGGATTTCACGGTATCCGGGGTCATCCAAAAAGCACCCGAAAATTCGAGTATCCAGTACGATCTGCTCATCCCGTTTGCCATCACCAAAACCTTTATGTCGCCCAATGGCATGGCGAGTTGGACCAATGTGAATGTGGAGACCTACGTCATGCTCCAAAAAGCAAATCAGGCTCGGGAATTTGAAGCAAAAATTGCTCCATTTATCGACAACAAAGTAGCGGCAGATTACAAACCGGGTAAATACCACGTAGGGCTGCAAGAACTTTCTGACATCCACCTGAACAAGGATTTTCCAGAAGGCATTATCAAGGTCAGCGACAGTCGCTATCCCTATATTCTGGCGGGTATTGCGCTGCTCATCTTGGCGCTGGCTTGTATCAATTTTACCACCCTGTCCATCGGGCGCTCGGTGTCGCGGGCCAAAGAGGTGGGCGTGCGTAAGACCACGGGAGCCAGACGAGGGCAACTCATGGCGCAGTTTTGGAGTGAGGCGGTGGTTACTGCCATGCTGGCCGTAGTGGTTGGTATGCTGTTGGCCCAATTGGCCTTACCTGCTTTTAATACCCTGATCGATAAAAAACTATCCATTGCCTATTCCCTCAAAACCTTTGTCGCCTTGGGCGGCTTGACTTTGCTGATCGGATTGTTTGCCGGAGCTTATCCGTCTTTGGTGCTTTCTGCTTTTTCGCCCATCAAAAGTTTGCGTGGCGCCACGACCAGCATGGGCAACAATCGGCACCTGGTCTTGCGCGGCTTGGTCGGCTTTCAGTTTGTACTCTCTATTCTGCTCATCATTTGTACGCTGGTGATGAAGCAACAAATGAATTTTATCCAAAACAAAAATCTGGGTTATCATAAGGAGCAAGTTGTGGTTTTGCCTTATGCCCGCACGGGGGTTCGCTTAACCGATCTGTGGACTGAGGGGAAAACCGTACTGGATCGCCTGCACAATGAACTAGGGGGCAAGCCAGGAATGGGTGACGTAGCCCTTTCTACCCACACCTTTGGTTCTCCCGGCTGGATGAATGTGGGGTATCGGGAACAAGGCTCGAAACAGTTTCGCACTTTTCGTATGAATGGGGTGGACGAAAATTTCGTGTCGATGTACGGCATTCAATTGCTGGAAGGACGCAATTTTTCGAATACAACGCTGGCTGATCAACGCGCGGTGATTGTCAACGAAAGTTATGCCAAAAGTTTTGGTTTGTCGCTGGGGCAACTCATGCCGCCGCCTTTTCAGGAATATACCGTGATTGGCATCGCCAAAGATTTTAACTTCGAAAGTTTACACACCCAAGTACAACCCTTATTGTTGGCTACTGATCCCATTGGCGTAGTACAAAAAGGCTCGGATTTTTCTTTTGATGATTCGCCCACGCCAAAAATTTCGGTAAAAATTGCGGGTGACAACCTGCCGGCGGCCATTACCACCCTACGTCTGGCCTGGAAACAAGCCGCGCCCGAACAGGCCTTTGATTATGCCTTTCTGGACCAAAACATCGACCAGTTGTACCGGGCCGAAAGCCGACTTAGCAGCATGATCAGCCTTGCAGCGGGACTCGCCATTTTTATCGCTTGCCTCGGTTTGTTTGGCATTGCTACACTGACCATTGCCCAAAGAACCAAGGAGATCGGCGTGCGCAAAGTATTGGGGGCATCCACTTTGGAGATCGTGTTTTTGCTCAACAAAAATTTCTCGATACTGGTGCTCGCCGCCGCGGTCATTGCTACACCGCTTGCACTGTATTTCTTGCAGCAATGGTTGGCCGACTTTGCCTATCACGTCAACATCAAATGGTGGGTTTTTGTCGTAGCCGGCCTTGGGGCCATTGCCATTACCCTCCTGACGGTAAGTTATCAGTCTATCCGGGCAGCAACTGTCAATCCGGTGAAGAGCCTGAAAACAGAATAG
- a CDS encoding TspO/MBR family protein — protein MTTTTPVRTQRNASSIWKLIIAVLACEAIGFTSGLIGSAGMNVWFDNLQKPSWNPPAYLFAPVWTLLYALMGIAFWLIWKNETAVAKKRSAYVAFALQLFLNFWWSIIFFKFQSPFFALIEIILLLFMIILTIFHFSKISKTAAWLLVPYLLWVSFASVLNYTIWALNS, from the coding sequence ATGACAACAACAACTCCTGTGCGCACACAGCGCAACGCATCCTCCATCTGGAAATTAATCATTGCCGTGCTCGCTTGCGAGGCAATTGGATTCACCAGCGGCCTGATTGGCAGCGCTGGTATGAATGTGTGGTTTGACAACCTCCAGAAACCCTCCTGGAACCCTCCGGCCTATCTCTTTGCTCCAGTATGGACGTTATTGTATGCCCTCATGGGTATCGCTTTCTGGCTCATTTGGAAAAACGAAACCGCAGTAGCCAAGAAACGCAGCGCCTATGTTGCCTTTGCCTTGCAACTCTTCCTCAATTTTTGGTGGAGCATTATTTTTTTCAAATTCCAGTCTCCATTTTTTGCCTTGATTGAGATCATCCTGCTGCTGTTCATGATCATCCTGACGATCTTCCACTTCTCAAAAATTTCAAAAACGGCAGCATGGCTGCTTGTTCCTTATCTGTTATGGGTATCCTTTGCCAGCGTTTTAAATTATACCATTTGGGCCCTCAACAGCTGA